A genome region from Nitrosopumilus oxyclinae includes the following:
- a CDS encoding methane monooxygenase/ammonia monooxygenase subunit B — MVEKRIFVFGLAVVLALGTLGFNWVESILPTADAHGVQAQLQSRFIRIEDETFNRQSLQTGETLTLQGTLVSLVERDLRGWLSIFTESTNAGNRWEMLARDPPGNVFDIPGNSVIDYSLSAKALEAGVYHVHTQLNVAKVGPGLGPGQTVVVEGDPIIKPIPYTNIAYQSIIIGVGYVITFATRPWQVI; from the coding sequence ATGGTCGAAAAAAGAATTTTCGTATTTGGACTAGCTGTAGTACTTGCACTAGGAACTTTAGGTTTCAACTGGGTTGAATCCATACTTCCAACTGCAGATGCACACGGTGTCCAAGCACAACTCCAGAGTCGTTTCATCAGAATTGAGGATGAAACCTTCAACAGACAATCCCTACAAACTGGCGAAACCTTGACACTTCAAGGAACTTTAGTTAGTTTAGTAGAAAGAGACCTAAGAGGATGGCTATCCATTTTCACAGAGTCAACCAACGCAGGTAACAGATGGGAGATGTTGGCAAGAGATCCACCAGGAAACGTCTTTGACATTCCAGGTAACTCAGTCATCGATTACTCACTATCTGCCAAAGCACTTGAAGCAGGTGTATACCACGTACACACCCAACTCAATGTAGCAAAAGTTGGTCCAGGACTAGGTCCAGGTCAAACAGTAGTAGTTGAAGGAGATCCAATTATCAAACCAATCCCATATACTAACATCGCATATCAATCAATCATTATCGGTGTTGGATATGTCATTACGTTTGCAACACGACCCTGGCAAGTAATCTAA
- a CDS encoding 30S ribosomal protein S15 produces MGRMHTHRHGKSHSIRPATLRAPSWITQSPAEIEELVVKYSKDGLTPSQIGIKLRDQHSIPLIKPITKKSMGQILEENKLQAEMPEDLGNIVTKAVGLQKHLKANKGDNRNVRSLELIEAKVHRLSVYYKRIGRIDKTWKYKSVVAQLE; encoded by the coding sequence ATGGGACGAATGCATACACACAGACATGGGAAATCACACTCCATTAGACCAGCAACACTTCGTGCACCCTCATGGATTACACAAAGTCCTGCAGAAATTGAAGAATTAGTAGTTAAATATTCTAAAGATGGTTTGACTCCAAGTCAAATCGGAATTAAATTAAGAGATCAACATTCCATTCCTCTGATTAAACCAATTACCAAAAAGAGCATGGGTCAAATTTTAGAGGAAAATAAATTGCAAGCTGAGATGCCTGAAGATTTAGGAAATATTGTTACAAAAGCAGTAGGTCTTCAAAAACACCTCAAAGCAAACAAAGGAGATAACAGAAACGTAAGATCTTTGGAATTAATTGAAGCCAAAGTTCACAGACTATCAGTCTACTACAAAAGAATTGGAAGAATTGATAAAACATGGAAGTATAAATCCGTGGTTGCTCAACTAGAGTAA
- a CDS encoding single-stranded-DNA-specific exonuclease RecJ, which translates to MTKSLDESLSFFKDKIIDCIKSKKSISVTTHIDCDGLTSGSIITKALIRAGANCTVRTSKEFSKNVLESFKTDSRDFHIVTDLGGGFANELDKTLGDNWIVLDHHQIPDEELDNQNVINSWKYGIDGGTDICAGGMAYLASEALDERNSDLSAIAIVSALGDRQDQGERKSFTGKNFEIANIAKELGLVDIDLDLLLVGRETRPLADSLAFTSQPFIEGLTWNREACFSLLKSSGVNLKEEGRWRVPADLNEEEKRQVIESITKFASGKNTTEIMSELIGYTYTFPREDNRSFLRDGREFSTMLNSCGRINRSGVGMAVCMGDRNKILREAETILTDYRKMIREYMNILSNERWRISESETCVMVNGEDIVPETMTGTISSLIAGSPKNSGKIVILRTKGEENTIKFSSRKSFGCTSDINLSEIMRNGAERFDGIGGGHNAAAGAKITKDKLDEFLNYLEVNVVNVPSSSNSQ; encoded by the coding sequence ATGACAAAATCGCTAGATGAATCACTTTCATTTTTCAAAGATAAAATTATAGATTGTATAAAATCAAAAAAATCTATTTCTGTTACAACACATATTGATTGTGATGGATTAACATCAGGAAGTATAATCACTAAAGCCCTAATCAGAGCAGGAGCTAATTGTACAGTTAGAACATCAAAGGAATTTAGTAAAAATGTTCTAGAGTCATTCAAAACAGATTCTAGGGATTTTCATATAGTTACTGATCTTGGAGGAGGTTTTGCAAATGAATTAGACAAAACATTAGGAGATAATTGGATTGTTTTAGATCATCATCAAATTCCAGATGAAGAATTAGATAATCAAAATGTCATAAATTCTTGGAAATATGGAATTGATGGTGGAACCGATATTTGTGCTGGAGGAATGGCATATCTAGCCTCAGAAGCACTAGATGAAAGAAATTCAGATTTGTCTGCAATTGCTATCGTTTCAGCTTTGGGAGATAGACAAGACCAAGGAGAAAGAAAATCATTTACAGGTAAAAATTTTGAAATTGCAAACATCGCCAAAGAACTAGGTTTAGTAGATATCGATTTAGACTTGCTATTAGTTGGGAGAGAAACAAGACCTCTTGCAGATTCCTTAGCATTTACATCTCAACCATTTATTGAAGGGTTAACCTGGAACAGAGAAGCATGTTTTTCACTACTAAAATCATCAGGGGTTAATCTAAAGGAAGAAGGCAGATGGAGAGTGCCAGCAGATCTTAACGAGGAAGAAAAAAGACAAGTTATTGAATCAATTACAAAATTTGCATCTGGGAAAAATACAACAGAAATAATGTCAGAATTAATTGGATATACCTATACATTTCCAAGAGAAGACAACAGGAGTTTCTTGAGAGATGGACGAGAATTTTCAACAATGTTAAACTCTTGTGGTAGAATTAATCGTTCAGGGGTTGGAATGGCAGTATGTATGGGAGACAGAAACAAAATCCTACGAGAAGCTGAAACCATCCTAACAGACTATAGAAAAATGATAAGAGAATACATGAATATTTTATCAAATGAAAGATGGAGAATTTCAGAAAGTGAGACATGTGTAATGGTCAATGGCGAAGACATTGTTCCAGAAACAATGACAGGAACTATTTCATCATTAATTGCAGGATCACCTAAAAATTCTGGAAAAATTGTAATTTTGAGAACCAAAGGAGAAGAGAATACGATAAAGTTCTCATCAAGGAAATCTTTTGGATGTACATCAGACATCAATCTTAGTGAAATAATGAGAAATGGAGCTGAGAGATTTGATGGTATTGGAGGAGGTCATAATGCTGCTGCAGGAGCCAAAATAACTAAAGACAAATTGGATGAATTTCTCAACTATTTAGAAGTAAATGTCGTTAACGTGCCAAGTTCAAGTAATTCTCAATAA
- a CDS encoding KEOPS complex subunit Pcc1, with the protein MSLTCQVQVILNNISKEKAETVKKALEPDNVDFPEGLSLYVENIDNKLVFNFESKKNMKQLTSTVDEVMEHIQVALKVIE; encoded by the coding sequence ATGTCGTTAACGTGCCAAGTTCAAGTAATTCTCAATAATATATCAAAAGAAAAAGCCGAAACGGTGAAGAAAGCCTTAGAACCAGACAATGTAGATTTTCCAGAAGGATTGAGTCTTTATGTTGAAAATATTGATAACAAACTAGTTTTTAATTTTGAAAGTAAGAAGAACATGAAACAGCTTACAAGTACGGTTGATGAAGTTATGGAACACATCCAAGTTGCTCTAAAGGTGATTGAATAG
- the serS gene encoding serine--tRNA ligase: protein MLDPKLIKEKPQVIRDMLKARAVDFDLDALIESDQKRREFIIKTDELRKKKNEIGIQIAQKKKAGEDTTQILNEMVQVSADLTKLETGQEIVENKYSKLALTIPNLIHETVPIGADENANKEIKKWGEIPSFDFKINDHIDISENLDLVDLERAAKVAGARFYYLKNDLVRLNQSLIHYGLDFLAKKEYSLVQPPYMINRESMEGAVIADDFEEVIYKVEDEDLYLIGTSEHAMAAMRAKEILEGKELPLRYAGVSPCFRKEAGAHGRDQKGIFRVHQFDKIEQFVFSRPEDSWKEHEKMLAVAEEFYQNLEIPHRVMLLSSGDMGKVSAKTYDIEAWMAGQNAYREIVSCSNCLDYQARRLKIRFRDKTNEDTQYLHTLNSTLIATTRVLVSIMENFQTKDGHIRIPSVLQSYMGNQKEI from the coding sequence GTGCTAGATCCTAAACTAATCAAAGAGAAACCGCAAGTAATTCGAGATATGCTCAAAGCAAGAGCGGTTGATTTTGATTTAGATGCACTAATAGAATCTGATCAAAAAAGACGTGAATTTATTATCAAAACAGATGAGTTAAGAAAAAAGAAAAATGAGATAGGTATTCAAATTGCTCAAAAGAAAAAAGCAGGAGAAGATACAACTCAGATTTTAAATGAAATGGTTCAAGTTTCAGCTGATCTTACAAAATTAGAAACAGGTCAAGAGATAGTTGAAAATAAATATTCTAAATTAGCATTAACCATTCCAAATCTCATTCATGAAACAGTTCCTATTGGAGCAGATGAGAATGCAAATAAAGAAATCAAAAAATGGGGAGAAATTCCAAGTTTCGATTTTAAAATAAATGACCATATTGATATCTCTGAAAATTTAGATTTAGTAGACCTAGAAAGAGCTGCTAAAGTAGCAGGAGCTAGGTTTTATTATTTGAAAAACGATCTTGTTAGATTAAATCAATCATTAATTCACTATGGATTAGATTTTCTGGCAAAAAAAGAATATTCACTTGTTCAACCCCCATACATGATTAATCGAGAATCTATGGAGGGAGCTGTAATTGCGGATGATTTTGAAGAAGTAATCTACAAAGTTGAAGATGAGGATCTATACCTGATAGGAACATCTGAACACGCTATGGCCGCAATGAGAGCAAAAGAAATTCTAGAAGGGAAAGAATTACCATTAAGATATGCAGGAGTTAGCCCATGTTTTAGAAAAGAGGCAGGAGCTCATGGAAGAGATCAGAAAGGAATTTTCAGAGTTCATCAATTTGACAAAATTGAACAATTTGTATTTTCACGACCTGAAGATTCCTGGAAAGAGCATGAAAAAATGTTAGCAGTGGCTGAAGAATTTTATCAAAACTTGGAAATTCCTCATAGAGTAATGTTACTATCATCAGGAGACATGGGAAAGGTTTCTGCAAAGACATACGACATTGAAGCTTGGATGGCAGGGCAAAACGCATACAGAGAAATTGTTTCATGTTCAAACTGTTTAGATTATCAAGCAAGGAGATTGAAGATTAGATTTAGAGATAAGACAAATGAAGATACACAGTACTTGCATACTCTAAACAGTACTTTGATAGCTACTACCAGAGTTTTAGTATCAATAATGGAGAATTTCCAAACCAAAGATGGCCACATTAGAATCCCTAGTGTTTTACAGAGTTACATGGGAAATCAGAAAGAGATCTAG
- a CDS encoding 30S ribosomal protein S3ae — protein sequence MARRKGRVKDKWREKRWVTVYAPDSFNNVPIAYVPITDDENAVGRVIEVTLYDILKGDPSQHQYKIYFQINKIDGDKATTIFKRYEYSKEFLRSLVRRGSSKINYSIDIKTKDGYVFRIKLLALTHRTLNTSRQHALRLIAQEVINKTIPEMTIDQFVQATCYSKINSDIMAAFKRVIRVRHVGLEKVKLIRTADKETKLLEA from the coding sequence TTGGCACGTAGAAAAGGTCGAGTAAAGGACAAGTGGCGAGAAAAACGCTGGGTTACAGTATATGCACCAGATTCATTCAACAATGTTCCAATCGCATATGTTCCAATTACAGATGACGAAAATGCAGTAGGTAGAGTCATTGAAGTGACATTATATGATATTCTAAAAGGAGATCCTTCACAACATCAATACAAAATCTATTTCCAAATTAACAAAATTGATGGAGACAAGGCTACAACAATCTTCAAGAGATATGAGTATTCAAAAGAATTTTTGCGTAGTTTAGTAAGAAGAGGATCATCAAAAATTAATTACAGTATTGATATTAAAACAAAAGACGGATATGTCTTTAGAATCAAATTATTGGCTCTAACACATAGAACATTAAACACATCCAGACAACATGCTCTAAGATTAATTGCACAAGAAGTAATTAACAAAACAATTCCAGAGATGACAATTGATCAATTTGTTCAAGCAACATGCTACAGTAAAATTAATTCAGACATTATGGCAGCATTCAAGAGAGTAATTAGAGTAAGACATGTAGGTCTTGAGAAAGTAAAACTCATCAGAACTGCAGACAAAGAAACAAAATTACTAGAAGCATAA
- a CDS encoding RNA-binding domain-containing protein, whose product MVDKIEITIDVIVHATEDISKIFQSFEDVLNLKEDDFTIEETEGHYENPITMLKAKIVKKQAQNLMSKMLELLTDEQINDLTEEIEERTENSKFHMRLDKQELIKGNLKISEKETIKLKIHTPIYNKKDTIKIFTEIFHNVN is encoded by the coding sequence ATGGTAGATAAGATTGAAATTACAATCGACGTAATTGTTCATGCAACAGAAGATATTTCAAAAATTTTTCAATCTTTTGAAGATGTTTTGAATCTCAAAGAAGACGATTTTACAATTGAAGAAACAGAAGGACATTATGAAAATCCAATCACCATGTTAAAGGCAAAAATTGTAAAAAAACAGGCTCAAAATTTAATGAGTAAAATGCTTGAACTATTAACAGATGAACAAATCAATGACTTAACTGAAGAAATTGAAGAAAGAACAGAAAATTCCAAGTTCCACATGAGACTAGACAAACAGGAATTGATCAAAGGCAATCTAAAGATTAGTGAAAAAGAGACAATAAAATTAAAAATTCATACACCAATTTACAACAAAAAAGACACAATCAAAATATTTACAGAAATTTTTCATAATGTCAACTAG
- a CDS encoding NAD(P)/FAD-dependent oxidoreductase: MADYDVIIAGGGLAGTITAQAVSHYSKQNLKILIVDRNTEFLPGRKSLAGWVCGDACSKEAVDFMTERIKVEWTKPEIEHDVKGVMAFSPDKETSIPFDGDGFMLNRQKLPEIQNERCKKMGIEFEYEINLTGLIYEGQQAVGIQGVDNKTKQPYKKTSKIVIDATGVTSMLRNGLQNSTKVEKRIDRRDLESTGRYIMHFEKGQKDLTEFDPDYCIIHLDQDIAPGGYGWVFPKGETKVNIGLGVEKSLLDKRNKRLGKKDNVESLMKEYLHRNTAIKNAKLSEEPQDINNNSGVFQVSVRRQNDCMVSGGYVMVGDSAWMPKPIDAGGIGPALIAGTILGNNVAQALEANDVSEAGLWQYNLDYIKEYGYKTAGLELFRRLIQQMSNEQISYGMKHFLGKLDAESISKGEHPDFSGLGKIGMIIRGAMNKTVADGLRYTSKENQWLVEHYNNYPKDPSGFNEWNKTLHQRLQEAFTKIESFDS; this comes from the coding sequence GTGGCAGATTATGATGTTATAATTGCAGGTGGAGGTCTAGCAGGTACAATTACTGCACAAGCTGTTTCTCACTATTCAAAACAAAATTTGAAAATCTTAATTGTTGATAGAAATACAGAATTTTTACCAGGTCGAAAATCACTAGCTGGATGGGTATGTGGAGATGCATGCTCCAAAGAAGCTGTTGATTTTATGACAGAAAGAATCAAAGTTGAATGGACCAAACCAGAAATTGAACATGATGTAAAAGGAGTAATGGCATTCTCCCCAGATAAAGAAACCTCAATTCCATTTGACGGTGATGGGTTTATGTTAAATCGCCAAAAATTACCAGAAATTCAAAATGAAAGATGTAAAAAAATGGGAATTGAATTTGAATATGAAATTAATCTCACAGGTTTAATTTACGAAGGACAACAAGCAGTTGGAATTCAAGGAGTAGATAACAAAACAAAACAACCATACAAAAAAACATCAAAAATTGTAATTGATGCAACAGGAGTCACATCAATGCTTAGAAATGGTCTTCAGAACTCTACTAAAGTAGAAAAAAGAATCGATAGACGTGATTTAGAATCAACTGGAAGATACATCATGCATTTTGAAAAGGGTCAAAAAGATCTTACTGAATTTGATCCAGATTATTGCATTATTCATTTAGATCAAGACATTGCACCTGGAGGATACGGATGGGTATTTCCAAAGGGAGAAACTAAAGTTAACATTGGTTTAGGAGTTGAAAAATCTCTACTAGATAAAAGAAACAAACGATTAGGGAAAAAAGATAATGTCGAATCCTTGATGAAAGAATATCTTCACAGAAATACTGCAATTAAAAATGCAAAATTATCAGAAGAACCTCAAGATATTAACAATAATTCAGGAGTTTTCCAAGTTTCAGTTAGAAGACAAAACGACTGTATGGTTTCAGGTGGATATGTGATGGTAGGAGATTCAGCATGGATGCCAAAACCAATTGATGCTGGCGGTATTGGCCCCGCTTTAATTGCAGGTACAATTCTAGGAAACAATGTAGCCCAAGCATTAGAAGCAAATGATGTTTCTGAAGCAGGTTTATGGCAATACAATTTAGATTACATCAAAGAGTACGGATACAAAACTGCAGGTCTTGAACTCTTTAGACGATTAATTCAACAAATGTCTAATGAACAAATTAGTTATGGAATGAAACACTTTTTGGGAAAACTTGATGCTGAATCAATTAGTAAAGGTGAACATCCAGACTTTTCAGGATTAGGAAAGATTGGAATGATAATTAGAGGTGCAATGAATAAAACAGTTGCAGACGGACTCAGATATACCTCTAAAGAAAATCAATGGTTAGTTGAACATTATAATAATTATCCAAAAGATCCGTCAGGATTTAATGAATGGAATAAAACACTACATCAAAGACTACAGGAAGCATTTACAAAAATAGAATCATTTGATTCTTAG
- a CDS encoding AAA family ATPase: MVETQYLDWNNSIQILNKAYEAGLFVLIIGPKGTGKTSLVRDFARNKNINLDSINFSLRTRESHLVGTKTLTDGTVSFDEGLLIKSMKSGDILYLDEINSAEADVLLRLDEALDDRRQIVLKESTGEVIKAKENWFVVATINPLTHSGTKELPPQLLSRFPVRIRLEYPPENIELEIIKKHVSGNHESEIIQAVKLANTLRQAAAVEELFYSPSLRETIAFAKLLDKGMAAKEVAKIVFGNVYTQWGDIEYQKVSDIITSMFGN, translated from the coding sequence TTGGTAGAAACTCAATATCTTGACTGGAATAATTCAATTCAAATTCTAAACAAAGCATATGAGGCAGGTCTTTTTGTACTCATAATTGGTCCAAAAGGGACTGGAAAGACATCTCTAGTAAGGGATTTTGCCAGAAATAAAAACATCAATTTGGATTCTATCAATTTTAGTTTAAGAACTAGAGAAAGTCATTTGGTGGGTACTAAAACACTAACAGATGGAACAGTTAGTTTTGATGAAGGTCTGTTGATCAAATCAATGAAAAGCGGAGACATACTATACCTAGATGAAATCAATTCAGCAGAAGCAGATGTTTTACTCAGGTTGGATGAGGCATTAGATGACAGACGTCAAATTGTCTTAAAAGAATCAACAGGTGAAGTAATCAAAGCAAAAGAAAATTGGTTTGTAGTTGCAACAATCAATCCATTAACACATAGTGGAACAAAAGAATTACCACCACAATTACTTAGTAGATTCCCAGTACGAATTAGATTAGAATATCCGCCAGAGAATATAGAATTAGAAATTATTAAAAAACATGTTTCAGGAAATCACGAATCAGAAATAATTCAGGCAGTTAAACTAGCAAATACATTAAGGCAGGCTGCAGCAGTTGAAGAGTTATTTTATTCGCCAAGCTTAAGAGAAACAATTGCTTTTGCCAAATTATTAGATAAGGGTATGGCAGCAAAAGAAGTAGCTAAAATTGTTTTTGGAAATGTCTATACACAGTGGGGCGATATAGAGTATCAAAAAGTAAGCGACATCATAACTTCAATGTTTGGAAACTAA
- a CDS encoding vWA domain-containing protein, with protein sequence MQAIQLQNDSLVEIATFLVRRWSENENIIVEISDKTETKTRLNENKVILTPMEKRIGNDFQKYRQFRTSLWYEAMRIKYCKKILSDDHAFGFILNAMESQRIEKLGRKIWRGMDEEIIFNYTYMLVARPQLHTVYGKARIVEAFYQYFMFGALKGEIQPSDFEKIKKAVVFAKSIVNQAIEKKQNTDWIEKNITEIIKILDIDSLLTIPISLPFMKAGMALSEEELLKVLKIISKNKEGDLGTIDPKSVIKGEDVYDEYKVLLDENKKTENKGLATETIGIQIPSIRNVDETTIYDMSLINGLKTKFKEWKTGWKEQHLSSGDEFDEENYIEGNEPFFTDIKKSIKTKIVILLDHSSSIASDSIEYKKATLALCEVLSFLKVKFAVYAFSTENRSMVCWSIKPENVKWNSITAKRLTQIVANGSTPLAEVYDKMFPILQSKRPDIFLTLTDGEPADPDAVRNMSKSFKNLGISMVALGLGPNTVRAITIANNLKHLGYEKTMAVSRLKDIPNKVIGILDV encoded by the coding sequence ATGCAAGCAATTCAATTACAAAATGATTCTTTAGTTGAAATAGCAACTTTTCTTGTTAGAAGATGGTCTGAAAATGAAAACATAATTGTAGAAATTTCAGATAAAACAGAAACAAAAACACGTCTAAATGAAAACAAAGTAATCTTAACTCCAATGGAAAAACGAATCGGGAATGATTTTCAAAAATATCGTCAATTTAGAACATCATTATGGTATGAGGCCATGAGAATAAAATACTGTAAAAAAATCCTCAGTGATGATCATGCATTTGGATTTATTCTCAATGCAATGGAATCTCAAAGGATTGAAAAACTGGGAAGAAAGATTTGGAGGGGTATGGATGAAGAGATCATTTTCAATTATACGTATATGCTTGTAGCAAGACCACAATTACACACAGTATATGGGAAAGCAAGGATTGTAGAGGCATTTTATCAATATTTTATGTTTGGAGCATTGAAAGGTGAAATTCAACCAAGTGACTTTGAAAAAATAAAAAAAGCAGTAGTTTTTGCCAAATCAATTGTTAATCAAGCAATTGAAAAAAAACAAAATACCGATTGGATTGAAAAAAATATCACTGAAATAATAAAAATATTAGATATTGATTCTCTTCTAACAATTCCAATTTCTCTGCCTTTTATGAAAGCTGGAATGGCATTATCAGAAGAAGAATTACTTAAAGTACTCAAAATAATTTCTAAAAATAAAGAAGGTGATTTGGGTACAATTGATCCAAAATCAGTAATTAAAGGAGAGGATGTTTATGATGAATACAAAGTACTATTAGATGAAAATAAAAAAACAGAAAATAAAGGATTGGCAACTGAAACAATAGGAATTCAAATTCCATCAATAAGAAATGTAGACGAAACAACAATCTATGATATGAGTTTGATTAATGGATTAAAAACAAAATTCAAAGAATGGAAAACTGGTTGGAAAGAACAACATCTTAGTTCAGGAGATGAATTTGATGAGGAAAATTACATTGAAGGTAATGAGCCATTTTTTACAGATATTAAAAAATCAATTAAAACAAAAATTGTCATTCTATTAGATCATTCATCCAGTATTGCATCAGATTCAATTGAATATAAAAAAGCAACTTTAGCATTATGTGAAGTATTATCTTTTCTCAAAGTGAAATTTGCAGTTTATGCATTTAGCACTGAAAATAGATCAATGGTTTGTTGGTCAATTAAACCAGAAAATGTAAAATGGAATAGTATCACTGCAAAAAGACTAACACAAATTGTTGCTAACGGTTCAACACCATTAGCTGAAGTTTATGATAAAATGTTTCCAATTTTACAATCAAAGAGACCAGATATTTTTTTGACATTAACTGATGGAGAACCTGCAGATCCTGATGCAGTAAGAAATATGAGTAAATCTTTCAAAAATTTAGGAATTAGCATGGTGGCTTTAGGATTAGGCCCAAATACAGTTAGAGCCATTACTATAGCAAATAATCTCAAACATTTAGGATATGAAAAAACTATGGCGGTTAGTAGACTAAAAGATATTCCAAACAAAGTTATTGGTATTTTAGATGTATGA
- a CDS encoding pyridoxal-phosphate dependent enzyme has product MSETDYDKPLLEKFEQEIWSKIPHLEGDKVVNATPLIDLTKDLKECAKNLYKLDIADLDLKVYGKFDANLVSGSIKIRPAIHIMHDAIKTGKLKSNQTIIEATSGNFGIALGQMSKLGLTVVSLVSRKLQEGVFKELRDENIRIMDLDMDICPAPGMKDSDADALKAKATAANIRSQLAELGFDPTIYDKSISEVETLLAAQDIINLAKLLSKMYGCFCPEQYDNELNIQAHRTITAVEIDQQLHENGDSLEDYRIVCSFGTGGTSGGLSKYMNEKYGKKAIHVVFPIPGQDVAGIRTKAKADGLKLYNPEAYAAQHEVDFGQAKHLLKFFVDKGHDIGESTALALYSILEMLSNGDKGKFVVVVADGIEKYRKNLEAMSSNQRMQVSLDEASASVQDYDKIIWVHTSYTPKEEGIEMIAKSLGIDKEKIAIPKASTINQLLSTQQIPEELSKDLDGSKGKSLLICMAGNTSLMTAQVLASKGIVTESLNGGITNLPEGQGKNPGQYIKAATE; this is encoded by the coding sequence ATGTCAGAAACTGATTATGATAAACCTCTACTGGAAAAATTTGAGCAAGAAATTTGGAGTAAAATTCCACATTTAGAAGGAGACAAAGTAGTCAATGCAACACCACTCATTGATCTGACAAAAGATCTAAAGGAATGTGCAAAAAATCTCTACAAACTAGACATTGCAGATTTAGACTTGAAAGTGTATGGAAAATTTGATGCTAATTTAGTATCAGGTTCAATCAAAATCAGACCAGCAATTCACATTATGCATGATGCAATTAAAACTGGGAAATTGAAAAGTAATCAAACAATTATTGAAGCAACATCAGGGAATTTTGGAATTGCACTTGGACAAATGTCAAAATTAGGTCTCACTGTTGTTTCACTTGTTTCAAGGAAATTACAAGAAGGAGTCTTTAAGGAATTAAGGGATGAAAATATTCGAATAATGGATTTGGATATGGATATTTGTCCCGCTCCTGGAATGAAAGATAGTGATGCTGATGCATTAAAAGCAAAAGCAACGGCAGCAAATATTCGTTCTCAATTAGCCGAATTGGGTTTTGATCCTACAATTTACGATAAATCAATTTCTGAAGTTGAAACACTATTGGCAGCGCAAGACATTATCAATCTTGCAAAATTACTTTCAAAAATGTATGGATGTTTTTGTCCAGAACAATATGATAATGAATTAAACATTCAAGCTCATAGAACAATTACAGCAGTAGAAATTGATCAACAATTACATGAAAATGGGGATTCATTAGAAGATTATAGAATTGTATGTTCTTTTGGAACAGGTGGTACATCTGGAGGATTAAGTAAATACATGAATGAAAAATATGGTAAAAAGGCAATTCATGTTGTATTCCCAATTCCAGGTCAAGATGTAGCAGGAATTAGAACAAAAGCAAAGGCAGACGGATTAAAATTGTATAATCCAGAGGCATATGCTGCTCAACATGAAGTTGATTTTGGACAAGCAAAGCACTTACTCAAATTCTTTGTAGACAAAGGTCATGATATTGGTGAAAGTACTGCATTGGCCCTATATTCAATTCTAGAAATGCTCAGTAATGGGGATAAAGGTAAATTTGTAGTTGTAGTTGCAGACGGTATTGAAAAATATAGGAAAAATCTAGAAGCAATGTCAAGTAATCAGCGTATGCAAGTCTCATTAGATGAAGCATCAGCAAGTGTACAAGATTATGATAAAATAATATGGGTACATACATCATATACTCCAAAAGAAGAAGGGATTGAAATGATTGCTAAATCTCTAGGAATAGATAAAGAGAAAATTGCAATACCCAAAGCCAGTACAATTAATCAATTGTTATCCACACAACAAATTCCTGAAGAATTAAGTAAAGATCTAGATGGCTCTAAAGGTAAATCGTTGTTAATTTGTATGGCTGGAAACACATCATTAATGACTGCTCAAGTACTTGCAAGTAAGGGCATCGTAACTGAAAGTTTGAATGGAGGCATAACAAATTTACCAGAAGGACAAGGTAAAAACCCAGGTCAATATATTAAAGCAGCCACCGAATAA